Genomic DNA from Arthrobacter sp. B1I2:
TCATGACGAACTGCGAGTAGTCCTCATCGAACCAGGCCTCCCGGAAGTGGAGGGTGCCCTCGTCGTCGCGCTTGTAGACCCTGACAATGCCGCTCATGTGCGTCCTTTTGTAAACCATTCGACGTCGGTGCCGTCGAATGGAGATTGCTGTGCCTTCACCGCGTGGTACAGAGTGTCAGCGGAGGTCTGGATGTCCTCGATCAGTTGCTGCGGGTAGCGCATGGAGACGCTGTGCTCCGCGAATTCGTCCTGGTCGTCGATGAAGACGCCACGGGAGGCGGTCCGGATGACGTCCAGGTCCATGTCAATCACGTGGAACTCGGTCACTGAGGGCCGGATCTGCGTCCACTCATGGCCGACCGCCAGGTCGATGTACACCCGTACTCCGCCGGGGTGGGCGGAGTCGTAGAATGTGGCCACCCAGTCACCCTGGCGCGGCACCAGCAGTACGGCGTCGGACCGCGTGTAGAACGCGGCGCCGGGGCGGGAACAGAACTCGTTGGTGCCCTGGAAGATCCACCACCCGTGCTGGTCTTCGCCAAGGTACCGGCCCGGCACCACCCAGTGGGCCTTCCCGTTCCATTTCCGGTTCCGGGAGACCACCAGCTGGCCCGGCTGCAGTCCGTTGGGAACGCGGGTGGTGGTGGTGTGCAGAACCGGTCCGGACTCCCCTACGGCGCCGGGGTACTTCAGTTCGTCCTCGTCCCTCACAGGATCGGAAGGCTGCCGGTGGTGGGGTGCTGCTGTCCAGGCAAGGGACGCGCGAACGGAACCTTGGTTCCCAGGACCTGCGCCACGACGTCGTGCGTGATCTGCTGGGCGGTCAGCCCTACCCGCTCAAGCACCTGGTTGCGGGTGCCGTGGTCCAGGAACTCCACGGGCAAGCCCACCTCGTTCAGGGCCGTGTCCACACCTGCGGCACGCATCTCCTGCCGGATGCGCGAGCCCACGCCGCCCGCGCGGACGCCGTCTTCGATGCAGACCACCAGCCTGTGGTGCGAGGCCAGCGCAATGATGGAGCGGCGGACGGGCAGGACCCAGCGGGGATCCACCACGGTGGTGCTGATGCCCTGCGCCCCGAGCCGGTTGGAGACATCCAGGGCCAGCTCGGACATGGCGCCGACGCTGACGATCAACACGTCATTTTCGGTGGAGCCGGAGGGGCGGCGGGCAAGGATGTCCACGCCGTCGCCCAGCCGTTCCAGTGCCTCGACCGCCGGACCAACGGATCCCTTGGAGAAGCGGACAACGCTGGGGGCGTCGCTGATGGCCACCGCCTCGCGCAGTTCCTCCCGGAGCCGGCTGGCGTCGCGGGGTGCGGCCAGGTGGAGGCCGGGAACGATCTGGACCATGGCCATGTCCCACATACCGTGGTGGCTGGCGCCGTCCGGGCCGGTGACGCCGGCACGGTCCAGGACGATGGTAACGCCGGCTTTGTGGAGGGCGACGTCCATGAGCAGCTGGTCGAATGCCCGGTTCAGGAAGGTGGCGTAGACGGCGACGACGGGGTGCAGCCCGCCGAAGGCCATGCCTGCTGCGGCCGTGAGGGCATGCTGTTCGGCGATGCCGACGTCGATGACGCGCTCGGGGTGCCTGGCGGCGAACTTGTGCAGGCCAACCGGGATCAGCATGGCCCCGGTAATGCCGACGATGTCATCGCGCTCATCGGCGATGGCGGCGATCTCGTCGGCGAACACGGAGGTCCAGGACTGTGCGCCGCCGCTGCCGGTTGGTTCGCCGGTTTCGGGGTCGATGATGCCCACGGCGTGGAACTGGTCGGCTTCATGCGCGCGGGCGGGGGCGTAGCCGTGGCCCTTCTCCGTCATGGCGTGGACGATGACCGGCCCGCCATAATTCCTGGCGGTGGAGAGTGCGTGTTCCATGGCCTGGAGGTTGTGGCCGTCAACCGGCCCGATGTACTTCATGCCGAGGTCCTCGAACATGCCCTGCGGCGCCCACCAGTCCTTGATGCCCTTTTTCATGGCATGCAGGCTCTTGTACGTGAACTGGCCCATGGGGCCGCCGTTCTGCAGCTTCTTCTTCCACCAGTCCAGCGCGACCTCATAGGCGGGCGCGGCGCGGAAGGAGTCTATGGTGGGGCGCAGCGAGGCCAGGTAGTCCGCGAATCCGCCTACGGTAGGTGCGTAGGACCGGCCGTTGTCATTGACCACGATGACCACGCGGCGCTTCTTGTCCGCCGCGATGTTGTTGATGGCTTCCCATGCCATTCCCCCGGTGAGGGCGCCATCGCCCACTACGGCGACGACGTGGCGGTCACCTTCCCCTGTGAGCTGGCGGGCGCGGGAGATGCCGTC
This window encodes:
- a CDS encoding DUF402 domain-containing protein, producing the protein MRDEDELKYPGAVGESGPVLHTTTTRVPNGLQPGQLVVSRNRKWNGKAHWVVPGRYLGEDQHGWWIFQGTNEFCSRPGAAFYTRSDAVLLVPRQGDWVATFYDSAHPGGVRVYIDLAVGHEWTQIRPSVTEFHVIDMDLDVIRTASRGVFIDDQDEFAEHSVSMRYPQQLIEDIQTSADTLYHAVKAQQSPFDGTDVEWFTKGRT
- the dxs gene encoding 1-deoxy-D-xylulose-5-phosphate synthase; this encodes MGILDTIRNPQDLNELTEEQLEQLASEIRDFLITNVSQTGGHLGPNLGVVELTLAVHRIFESPRDSIVFDTGHQSYVHKLLTGRQDFSTLRQEGGLSGYPARAESEHDIVESSHASSSLSWADGISRARQLTGEGDRHVVAVVGDGALTGGMAWEAINNIAADKKRRVVIVVNDNGRSYAPTVGGFADYLASLRPTIDSFRAAPAYEVALDWWKKKLQNGGPMGQFTYKSLHAMKKGIKDWWAPQGMFEDLGMKYIGPVDGHNLQAMEHALSTARNYGGPVIVHAMTEKGHGYAPARAHEADQFHAVGIIDPETGEPTGSGGAQSWTSVFADEIAAIADERDDIVGITGAMLIPVGLHKFAARHPERVIDVGIAEQHALTAAAGMAFGGLHPVVAVYATFLNRAFDQLLMDVALHKAGVTIVLDRAGVTGPDGASHHGMWDMAMVQIVPGLHLAAPRDASRLREELREAVAISDAPSVVRFSKGSVGPAVEALERLGDGVDILARRPSGSTENDVLIVSVGAMSELALDVSNRLGAQGISTTVVDPRWVLPVRRSIIALASHHRLVVCIEDGVRAGGVGSRIRQEMRAAGVDTALNEVGLPVEFLDHGTRNQVLERVGLTAQQITHDVVAQVLGTKVPFARPLPGQQHPTTGSLPIL